One segment of Anopheles stephensi strain Indian chromosome 3, UCI_ANSTEP_V1.0, whole genome shotgun sequence DNA contains the following:
- the LOC118512579 gene encoding serine protease grass-like — MHLGARILSRLVAFVACCQTVTAQFNACSGGEMCINIRDCDRFSPHHSEPGKWSASLRNEFRQRVCQREKNNGISIFKVCCDVPAVQADEGARKLGLELLDLERCGSYTDDKISFGQDAKLFQFPWMALLRGKVGSFFCGGTLINDRYVLTAAHCIVNNDVSFVRLGEYDLNSTIDCDKHGECAMPPQDIPVERTFSHQDYSGRFKMNDIGLIRLARRVALNDNVLPICLPVTPAFGTKQTTFFVVGWGQTQNALFSNKLQYTKLSLVANDECQKQLRQKDKFVRIFDSQLCAIGADLSDNCSGDSGGPLKSISVQHSRYVQYGVVSFGLRTCGKQSAPGVYTKVENYIDWILSRMEE; from the exons ATGCATTTAGGCGCACGGATCCTGTCACGGTTGGTGGCGTTCGTCGCCTGCTGCCAGACAGTCACCGCAC AGTTCAACGCCTGCTCCGGTGGTGAAATGTGCATAAATATTCGTGACTGTGACCGTTTCAGTCCGCACCACAGCGAGCCGGGCAAGTGGTCGGCGAGCTTGAGGAATGAATTTCGGCAGCGGGTCTGTCAGCgtgaaaaaaacaacggtaTCAGT ATATTCAAGGTTTGTTGTGATGTACCGGCCGTGCAGGCGGATGAGGGTGCCCGCAAGCTAGGCTTAGAGTTGCTGGACCTGGAACGTTGTGGGTCGTACACGGACGATAAGATTTCGTTCGGACAGGATGCTAAGCTGTTCCAGTTTCCGTGGATGGCGTTGCTTAGGGGTAAAGTTGGGAGCTTTTTCTGCGGAGGAACGCTGATCAACGATCGTTACGTGCTGACGGCGGCACATTGTATCGTGAACAATGATGT CTCCTTCGTACGACTTGGCGAGTACGATCTCAACAGTACGATCGATTGCGATAAGCATGGTGAGTGTGCGATGCCACCGCAAGACATACCGGTGGAGCGTACCTTCAGCCACCAGGATTACAGTGGTCGGTTCAAGATGAACGATATTGGACTGATCCGGCTAGCACGACGAGTAGCGCTGAACGATA ATGTACTTCCAATCTGTCTCCCGGTAACTCCGGCCTTCGGTACGAAACAGACGACCTTTTTCGTGGTCGGCTGGGGTCAAACACAGAACGCACTGTTCTCCAACAAGCTGCAGTACACCAAGCTTAGCTTGGTGGCGAACGACGAGTGTCAGAAGCAGCTGCGCCAGAAGGACAAGTTTGTGCGCATCTTCGACAGCCAGCTGTGTGCGATCGGGGCCGATCTGTCCGACAACTGTTCGGGTGATTCGGGCGGTCCGCTAAAGTCGATCAGCGTTCAACACTCGCGCTACGTCCAGTACGGTGTGGTATCGTTCGGTTTGCGGACCTGTGGCAAGCAGAGCGCGCCGGGTGTGTACACGAAGGTGGAAAACTATATCGACTGGATCTTGAGCCGGATGGAAGAGTGA
- the LOC118512577 gene encoding serine protease inhibitor 28Dc-like, giving the protein MPYGAIASAKIPFGRLWLYGLVLVGGVLWCGGNAQNYNTPSKAVSEQLVGAINELARSLGQQLGATGGNSSKTELFSPVSIGSMMFLLLRAANRDTRSELLDVLQLQQYRKPGGGNIPKNFARLLKEFTHDIAGKGILEQLPSWHTATGCYPTIDGVDYEDDDDKYLDEPIQPNVVQLANGIFLQNGLINSTNFVKLAKELYQAQIEQVNFSEQPHAARATINHWVNESTRGRIEEILSDDLDTSTQMVIANALYFKATWETFFNEPQFTRPQPFFPDGEDHPSIMVPTMFAGGCYPYYASPELNARIMAFPYRNRTTSMYIILPNESNRSKLRQLQAKLSSTELDRLIDRMRMAKAIVQFPRMHVTNTYDLKRALQQLGLRTLFDRTKNNLKINAPTSRTANRARKLYVSEMVHKIDLAINERGTEGGAVTITAMERSLPPVNFRVRGPFLLAIRHDPTKMLLFYGAVFDPS; this is encoded by the exons atgccgTACGGGGCAATAGCCTCGGCGAAGATACCGTTCGGGAGGTTGTGGCTGTACGGGTTGGTGCTGGTGGGCGGTGTGCTGTGGTGCGGTGGAAACGCTCAGAACTATAATACGCCGTCGAAGGCCGTCAGTGAACAGTTGGTTGGCGCGATTAACGAGCTAGCACGGAGCCTCGGACAGCAGCTCGGGGCGACCggaggcaacagcagcaagacgGAACTGTTCTCCCCGGTCAGCATCGGGAGCATGATGTTCTTGCTGTTGCGTGCAGCGAATCGAGACACGCGCTCCGAGCTGCTCGATgtgctgcagctgcaacaGTACCGAAAGCCGGGCGGCGGAAACATACCGAAGAACTTTGCCCGGTTGCTGAAGGAGTTCACGCACGACATTGCCGGGAAGGGCATACTGGAGCAGTTGCCGAGCTGGCACACGGCAACCGGATGCTACCCGACCATCGATGGCGTGGActatgaggatgatgatgataa ATATCTCGATGAACCGATCCAACCCAACGTGGTGCAGCTCGCTAATGGGATCTTTCTACAGAACGGTCTAATCAACAGTACCAACTTTGTGAAACTGGCCAAAGAGCTGTACCAGGCGCAGATCGAGCAGGTTAACTTCAGCGAACAACCGCACGCGGCCCGTGCCACCATCAATCACTGGGTGAACGAAAGTACGCGAGGCCGCATCGAGGAGATTCTTTCGGACGATCTGGACACCAGCACGCAGATGGTCATCGCCAATGCGCTCTACTTCAAGGCCACCTGGGAAACGTTTTTCAACGAGCCACAGTTCACTCGTCCGCAACCCTTCTTTCCCGATGGTGAAGACCATCCATCCATAATGGTACCCACCATGTTTGCGGGCGGTTGCTACCCGTACTATGCCTCGCCCGAGCTGAACGCACGCATTATGGCCTTCCCGTACCGTAACCGCACCACCTCCATGTACATCATCCTGCCGAACGAATCGAACCGTTCCAAGCTGCGCCAACTACAGGCGAAGCTAAGCTCGACCGAGCTCGATCGGTTGATCGATCGTATGCGAATGGCTAAGGCGATCGTACAGTTCCCGCGGATGCACGTCACCAACACGTACGATCTGAAGCGGGCACTGCAGCAGCTCGGTCTAAGGACACTGTTCGATAGGACGAAAAATAACCTCAAAATAAATGCACCCACCAGTCGGACGGCCAATCGGGCGAGGAAGCTGTACGTCAGTGAGATGGTGCACAAGATCGATCTGGCGATTAATGAGCGTGGTACGGAGGGTGGTGCCGTTACGATCACCGCCATGGAGCGATCGCTACCACCGGTGAACTTTCGCGTGAGAGGACCATTCCTGCTTGCCATACGGCACGATCCTACCAAGATGCTACTATTCTACGGAGCTGTGTTTGATCCTTCGTAG